The proteins below are encoded in one region of Pseudomonas entomophila L48:
- a CDS encoding glycosyltransferase family 25 protein → MIRFDVDAVYCISLDARSDRRELFRESIAAVLDNPVIFHIVEKQSDPKRGCYESHQALAQLALDQGLERILIFEDDVKPYPLKASRIRWINRFMRTHRFEALHLGYSMGRTWLTWFPFIARGKVVALHAYVLSREGCKILAQTPYDGTPVDVMFKRRIRQHCVFPMMFRQHAAAVTGSDLELVVRNEDEWWERNWRKHWRSPLKNLWRTVLRLNF, encoded by the coding sequence ATGATTCGTTTTGATGTAGATGCCGTTTATTGCATTTCTCTCGATGCACGGAGTGATCGGCGTGAATTGTTCAGGGAAAGCATCGCCGCTGTGCTCGACAATCCGGTCATTTTCCACATCGTGGAAAAGCAGAGTGACCCGAAGCGTGGCTGCTATGAGTCCCACCAGGCGCTTGCGCAGTTGGCGCTTGATCAAGGCCTTGAGCGAATCCTGATCTTTGAGGATGACGTGAAGCCTTATCCGTTGAAGGCCTCGCGTATCCGCTGGATCAATCGTTTCATGCGCACGCACCGATTCGAAGCCCTGCATCTGGGCTACAGCATGGGACGTACCTGGCTGACCTGGTTCCCTTTCATTGCCCGGGGCAAGGTCGTGGCACTCCACGCTTATGTGCTCTCACGGGAGGGTTGCAAGATCCTGGCGCAGACGCCTTACGATGGCACGCCGGTGGATGTGATGTTCAAGCGCAGGATTCGGCAACATTGTGTGTTTCCCATGATGTTCCGCCAGCACGCGGCCGCTGTTACCGGCAGCGACCTGGAGCTGGTCGTGCGTAATGAGGATGAGTGGTGGGAGCGAAACTGGCGCAAGCACTGGCGCTCGCCGCTCAAGAACCTGTGGCGTACCGTGCTACGGCTGAATTTCTGA
- a CDS encoding RNA ligase RtcB family protein: protein MGTCIRNLSDGAVLVAADDTWIEGKAIQQLETTARLGGMHRVAGMPDLHPGRGYPVGAAFFSVGRLYPALVGNDIGCGMALWRTDIPTAKLHLDKLEKRLGNLDLPLDETWQEAVASFGLPATGHERSLGTIGGGNHFAELQQLDENYDDAALAALGIERKHLLLLVHSGSRGLGEAILREQVDLFGHHGLEAGSEASTHYLGRHDGALRFAEANRQLIARRMLDRLRADGDVLLDINHNLVSPAQVDGLDGWLHRKGATPSDQGAVVIPGSRGDYSYLVQPIADERSLLSLAHGAGRKWMRSECKDRLASRYSVEQLSRTALGSRVICADRALIYEEAPEAYKAIDSVVGALREAGLVRVLARLKPVLTYKTRGGCC, encoded by the coding sequence ATGGGCACTTGCATTCGCAATTTGTCCGACGGCGCCGTATTGGTCGCCGCGGACGACACCTGGATCGAAGGAAAAGCGATCCAACAACTCGAAACCACCGCTCGCCTAGGGGGCATGCATCGGGTGGCCGGCATGCCGGACCTGCATCCGGGGCGTGGCTATCCGGTCGGCGCGGCATTCTTTTCCGTGGGGCGTTTGTACCCGGCGCTGGTCGGTAATGACATCGGCTGTGGCATGGCGCTGTGGCGCACGGACATCCCGACCGCCAAGCTGCATCTGGACAAGCTGGAGAAACGCCTTGGCAACCTCGACCTGCCGCTCGACGAGACGTGGCAGGAGGCCGTCGCCAGCTTCGGTTTGCCTGCCACGGGGCACGAGCGTTCTCTAGGCACCATTGGTGGTGGTAACCACTTCGCCGAGCTGCAGCAACTCGATGAAAACTACGACGATGCGGCCCTGGCAGCCTTGGGCATCGAGCGCAAACACCTGCTGTTGCTGGTGCATAGCGGCTCGCGTGGTTTGGGCGAGGCGATCTTGCGTGAGCAGGTCGACCTGTTTGGTCATCACGGACTGGAGGCGGGCAGCGAGGCCAGCACTCATTACCTGGGCCGGCACGACGGCGCGCTGCGTTTTGCCGAAGCCAACCGTCAGTTGATTGCCCGGCGCATGCTCGACCGCTTGCGTGCCGATGGCGATGTACTGCTCGACATCAACCACAACCTGGTGTCGCCAGCGCAAGTCGACGGGCTCGATGGTTGGCTGCATCGCAAAGGCGCCACACCGTCGGATCAGGGGGCGGTGGTGATCCCTGGTTCGCGCGGCGACTACAGCTACTTGGTACAGCCGATCGCCGACGAGCGCAGCCTGTTGTCCCTGGCCCATGGCGCCGGACGCAAATGGATGCGCAGCGAGTGCAAGGACCGCCTCGCCTCGCGCTACAGCGTCGAGCAACTGAGTCGTACGGCACTAGGCAGCCGCGTGATCTGCGCCGACCGGGCGCTGATCTACGAGGAAGCGCCGGAGGCCTACAAGGCTATCGACTCGGTGGTGGGTGCCTTGCGTGAAGCGGGGTTGGTTCGCGTGCTGGCACGACTGAAACCGGTGCTCACCTACAAGACGCGCGGAGGGTGCTGCTGA
- the prfH gene encoding peptide chain release factor H gives MILLQLSAAQGPDECALAVAKALLRLQAEADAQAVAVRILEEEPGPRRGTLRSVLLALDGEQAERLADHWTGSLQWTCSSPYRPGHARKNWFFGGARFAPPAPELASEIHFETLRSSGPGGQHVNTTDSAVRATHLASGVSVKVQSERSQHANKRLALLLIGQRLAQQAEQVDSELRAERRLFHHRIERGNPRRVFRGERFEPADE, from the coding sequence ATGATCCTACTGCAACTCTCGGCGGCTCAGGGGCCGGACGAATGTGCCCTGGCAGTGGCCAAGGCATTGCTCAGGCTGCAGGCCGAAGCGGATGCCCAGGCCGTGGCGGTACGGATACTCGAAGAAGAGCCGGGGCCGCGGCGCGGTACCTTGCGCTCGGTGTTGCTGGCACTGGATGGCGAGCAGGCCGAGCGCCTGGCGGATCACTGGACGGGCTCGCTGCAATGGACGTGCAGCAGTCCGTACCGGCCGGGGCATGCGCGCAAGAACTGGTTCTTTGGGGGCGCACGGTTTGCGCCACCGGCACCGGAATTGGCGAGCGAGATCCACTTCGAGACCTTGCGTTCGTCCGGGCCGGGTGGTCAGCATGTCAACACCACCGACTCGGCAGTGCGCGCCACGCACCTGGCCAGCGGCGTCAGCGTCAAGGTACAGAGCGAGCGTAGCCAGCACGCCAACAAACGCTTGGCGCTGCTGCTCATCGGTCAACGCCTGGCGCAACAGGCAGAGCAGGTCGACAGCGAACTGCGCGCGGAGCGGCGGTTGTTCCATCACCGCATCGAGCGTGGCAATCCACGTCGGGTGTTTCGTGGCGAGCGCTTCGAGCCGGCTGACGAGTAG
- a CDS encoding bifunctional diguanylate cyclase/phosphodiesterase, with amino-acid sequence MPLMPALLLLLLLAWNTTAGALTLTDEEQAWLSAHPQLRLGVDASWPPFEFRDQEGRYQGLAADYIALIQDRLGIKLQPIEPSSWTEVLAQARKGRIDLLPGIMSTPERQAYLAFTRPYLDFPIVILAHKGGAQPRNLQDLYGLKIAVVENYAPHELLRTHHPDLNLVAMPNVSSTLQALATDAVDAVVGDLASSIWSLRQLKLDGLYVSGETPYRYQLAMAAPQEQKIFIGILDKVMADMSSSEVSHIQQRWVGNVIDQRTFWHDMLLYGLPGVLLLVAILAVVIRINRRLSSEISRRIALEQELRSSEYHYRGLVESLSAIAWEADANDFTYSYVSPHAEDLLGYPLGEWLQPGFWRSILHPEDALWAQAYCDSETAAGRDHSLDYRVIRADGHSLWVRNIVSMIEHGHKPLMRGLMIDISETKHTEDALRLSEQKFASVFQQCPDILLIARHSDGCLMEVNEAFEEQIGLGPAQVLGRTATELGLWGVAGTGPLLLERLHQGGIRNLEMTFRRSNGQLFTGLVSAETFELDGTKALVVAVRDINQLKETQQQLQISEEKFAKAFHASPDGLLLSRQEDGLLLEVNEGFCRLTGYDISTTVDQTSLDLGIWVDLNERQRLVEQLNRDGFVRDFSCHIRRSDGQIRLCELSARPLPIGGVDCMLTIARDITERHLMQEKLQLAATVFENTAEGVLITDTDQRISAVNRAFSEITGYSEIEALGQTPRLLASGQHDSAFYAAMWHQLTAEGHWQGEIYNKRKNGELYPGWLTISAVRNSERETTHFVAVFADISSLKHAQAKLDYQAHHDPLTGLPNRALFENRLLSALTCAQVSNRQGAVLFLDLDRFKHINDSLGHPVGDLLLKGIAQRLKEQVRDVDTVARLGGDEFIILLPGLHKPSDASAIANKLLACFHAPFQAGEHEFFTSASIGISLYPQDGSDVATLIRNADAAMYRSKAKGRNRVETYTRDLTAQASERIALEHELRRAIERNELSLYYQPKFSLKTQSLVGAEALIRWTHPTFGEVPPEQFIHLAEENGTILQLGDWVLEQACRQMHVWKKAYQAFGPLSINLAGAQLRQPSLAKRIEQLLKSYQLKAGDLQLEITENFIMSQAEEALSVLHQLKQLGVQLAIDDFGTGYSSLSYLKRLPLDILKIDQSFIRGLPDDPHDAAIARAIIALGRSMQLTIIAEGVENQAQQRFLAAEGCEQIQGYIVSLPLPPEEFAATFLRIALSDLSDGTVSKPSL; translated from the coding sequence ATGCCCTTGATGCCGGCCCTTCTGTTGCTGCTCCTGCTCGCCTGGAACACAACGGCCGGCGCCCTCACCCTGACTGACGAGGAACAAGCCTGGCTCAGCGCTCACCCGCAGCTGCGTCTGGGCGTCGACGCTTCATGGCCGCCGTTCGAATTTCGCGACCAGGAAGGCCGCTACCAGGGATTGGCCGCCGATTACATCGCCTTGATCCAGGACCGCCTTGGTATCAAGCTCCAACCCATCGAGCCCAGCAGCTGGACCGAGGTGCTCGCGCAGGCCCGCAAGGGCCGCATCGACCTGTTGCCCGGCATCATGTCCACCCCGGAACGCCAGGCCTACCTGGCCTTCACCCGCCCCTACCTGGACTTCCCGATCGTCATTCTCGCCCACAAAGGCGGCGCCCAACCGCGCAACCTGCAGGATCTCTATGGTTTGAAGATCGCCGTGGTGGAAAACTACGCCCCCCACGAACTGCTGCGTACCCACCACCCGGACCTTAACCTGGTGGCCATGCCTAACGTCAGCTCCACCCTCCAGGCCCTGGCCACGGATGCAGTGGACGCAGTGGTTGGCGACCTCGCCTCGAGTATCTGGAGCCTGCGCCAACTCAAGCTCGACGGCCTCTACGTCAGTGGCGAGACCCCTTATCGCTACCAGCTGGCAATGGCCGCACCACAGGAACAGAAGATTTTCATCGGCATCCTCGACAAGGTGATGGCCGACATGAGCAGCAGCGAGGTCAGCCATATCCAACAGCGTTGGGTGGGCAACGTCATCGACCAACGCACCTTCTGGCATGACATGCTGCTCTACGGCCTGCCGGGCGTCCTGTTGCTGGTGGCCATCCTCGCCGTGGTGATCCGCATCAACCGCCGGCTCAGTTCGGAGATCTCCCGGCGCATCGCCCTGGAGCAGGAGCTGCGCAGCAGTGAGTACCACTACCGCGGTCTGGTCGAGAGCCTGTCGGCGATCGCCTGGGAGGCCGACGCCAATGATTTCACCTACAGCTACGTCTCGCCCCACGCCGAGGACCTGCTCGGCTACCCCCTGGGCGAATGGCTCCAGCCCGGTTTCTGGCGCAGCATCCTGCACCCGGAGGACGCGCTCTGGGCCCAGGCCTACTGCGACAGCGAAACCGCGGCCGGGCGCGACCACAGCCTCGACTACCGGGTGATCCGCGCCGATGGCCATTCCCTGTGGGTGCGCAACATCGTCAGCATGATCGAGCACGGCCACAAACCATTGATGCGCGGCCTGATGATCGACATCAGCGAAACCAAGCACACCGAGGACGCCCTGCGCCTGTCGGAACAGAAGTTCGCCTCGGTGTTCCAGCAGTGCCCGGACATCCTGCTTATCGCCCGCCACAGCGACGGCTGCCTGATGGAGGTCAACGAAGCATTCGAGGAGCAGATCGGCCTGGGCCCGGCGCAAGTGCTTGGCCGCACGGCCACCGAACTTGGCTTGTGGGGCGTGGCCGGCACCGGCCCACTGTTGCTCGAACGTCTGCACCAGGGCGGTATCCGCAACCTGGAAATGACCTTCCGACGCAGCAACGGCCAGCTGTTCACCGGCCTGGTCTCCGCCGAAACCTTCGAGCTGGATGGCACCAAGGCCCTGGTGGTGGCGGTTCGCGACATCAACCAGCTCAAGGAAACGCAGCAACAGCTGCAGATCTCCGAAGAGAAGTTCGCCAAGGCCTTCCACGCCTCGCCTGACGGGCTGCTGCTGTCACGCCAGGAAGATGGCCTGCTGCTGGAGGTCAACGAAGGCTTCTGCCGCCTGACCGGCTACGACATCAGCACGACCGTCGACCAGACCTCCCTCGACCTGGGCATCTGGGTCGACCTCAACGAGCGCCAGCGCCTGGTCGAGCAGCTCAACCGCGACGGGTTCGTCCGCGACTTCAGCTGCCATATCCGCCGCAGCGACGGGCAGATCCGTCTGTGCGAGCTGTCTGCCCGGCCCCTGCCGATCGGCGGCGTCGACTGCATGCTGACCATTGCCCGCGACATCACCGAACGCCACCTGATGCAGGAAAAACTGCAACTGGCCGCCACCGTGTTCGAGAACACCGCCGAAGGCGTGTTGATCACCGACACCGACCAGCGCATCAGCGCGGTCAACCGGGCCTTCAGCGAGATCACCGGCTACAGCGAGATCGAAGCCCTCGGCCAGACCCCGCGCCTGCTCGCTTCCGGCCAGCATGACAGCGCCTTCTACGCCGCCATGTGGCATCAGCTGACCGCCGAGGGCCACTGGCAAGGTGAGATCTACAACAAACGCAAGAACGGCGAGCTTTACCCCGGCTGGCTGACCATCAGCGCCGTGCGCAACAGCGAGCGCGAAACCACTCACTTCGTTGCCGTGTTCGCCGATATCTCCAGCCTCAAGCATGCCCAGGCCAAGCTCGACTACCAGGCCCACCACGACCCGTTGACCGGCCTGCCCAACCGCGCGCTGTTCGAAAACCGCCTGCTGTCGGCCCTTACCTGTGCGCAAGTCTCCAACCGCCAGGGCGCCGTGCTGTTCCTCGACCTGGACCGCTTCAAGCACATCAACGACAGCCTCGGCCACCCGGTCGGCGACCTGCTGCTCAAGGGCATCGCCCAGCGCCTGAAGGAACAGGTGCGGGATGTCGACACCGTGGCCCGCCTGGGCGGCGACGAATTCATCATCCTCCTGCCCGGCCTGCACAAGCCCAGTGACGCCAGCGCCATCGCCAACAAACTGCTGGCCTGCTTCCACGCCCCGTTCCAGGCCGGCGAGCACGAGTTCTTCACCAGCGCCAGCATCGGCATCAGCCTATATCCACAGGACGGCAGCGATGTCGCCACGCTGATCCGCAACGCCGACGCCGCCATGTACCGCTCCAAGGCCAAAGGGCGCAACCGCGTCGAAACCTACACCCGCGACCTCACCGCCCAGGCCAGCGAACGCATCGCCCTCGAGCACGAACTGCGTCGCGCCATCGAGCGCAACGAACTGAGCCTGTACTACCAGCCCAAGTTCAGCCTCAAGACCCAGAGCCTGGTCGGCGCGGAAGCCCTTATCCGCTGGACCCACCCCACCTTTGGCGAAGTGCCGCCCGAGCAGTTCATCCATCTCGCGGAGGAGAACGGCACCATCCTCCAGCTGGGAGACTGGGTACTGGAGCAGGCTTGCCGGCAGATGCACGTCTGGAAGAAGGCCTACCAGGCTTTCGGCCCCCTCTCGATCAACCTTGCCGGCGCACAATTGCGCCAGCCCAGCCTGGCCAAGCGCATCGAGCAATTGCTCAAGAGCTACCAGCTCAAGGCGGGCGACCTGCAACTGGAGATCACCGAAAACTTCATCATGAGCCAGGCCGAAGAAGCCTTGAGCGTGCTCCACCAACTCAAGCAACTGGGCGTACAGCTGGCCATCGACGATTTTGGCACCGGTTACTCCTCGCTCAGCTACCTCAAGCGCCTGCCGCTGGACATCCTCAAGATCGACCAGTCGTTCATTCGCGGCCTGCCGGACGACCCCCACGATGCCGCCATCGCCCGCGCCATCATTGCCCTGGGGCGCAGCATGCAGCTGACGATCATCGCCGAAGGCGTGGAGAACCAGGCCCAGCAGCGCTTCCTCGCCGCCGAGGGTTGCGAACAGATCCAGGGGTACATCGTCAGCCTGCCGCTGCCACCCGAGGAGTTCGCCGCTACCTTCCTTCGCATAGCACTATCGGATCTTTCGGATGGCACGGTATCGAAACCCTCGTTATAA
- the rpoD gene encoding RNA polymerase sigma factor RpoD, which produces MSGKAQQQSRIKELITRGREQGYLTYAEVNDHLPEDISDPEQVEDIIRMINDMGINVFESAPDADALLLAEADTDEAAAEEAAAALAAVETDIGRTTDPVRMYMREMGTVELLTREGEIEIAKRIEEGIREVMGAIAHFPGTVDYIISEYDRVTAEGGRLSDVLSGYIDPDDNIAAPTEEVPIPGAKAAAAKEEEDEDDENAESSDDEEEAESGPDPVVAAQRFGAVNDQLVITLKVLKKHGRTHAESIGAMQALADLFMPIKLVPKQFDALVERVRSALDRLRQQERAIMQLCVRDARMPRADFLRLFPSNETDQTWSGDLAKRNTKWAAALGEKDAAIVACQQKLIDLETETGLTVAEIKEINRRMSIGEAKARRAKKEMVEANLRLVISIAKKYTNRGLQFLDLIQEGNIGLMKAVDKFEYRRGYKFSTYATWWIRQAITRSIADQARTIRIPVHMIETINKLNRISRQMLQEMGREPTPEELGERMEMPEDKIRKVLKIAKEPISMETPIGDDEDSHLGDFIEDSTMQSPIDVATVESLKEATRDVLSGLTAREAKVLRMRFGIDMNTDHTLEEVGKQFDVTRERIRQIEAKALRKLRHPTRSEHLRSFLDE; this is translated from the coding sequence ATGTCCGGAAAAGCGCAACAGCAATCTCGTATCAAAGAGTTGATCACCCGCGGTCGTGAGCAGGGCTACCTGACTTACGCGGAGGTCAACGACCACCTGCCAGAGGATATTTCAGATCCGGAGCAGGTGGAAGACATCATCCGCATGATCAACGACATGGGGATCAACGTATTCGAGAGTGCTCCGGATGCGGATGCCCTGTTGTTGGCGGAAGCCGACACCGACGAAGCCGCAGCCGAAGAGGCCGCCGCCGCGTTGGCGGCCGTTGAGACCGATATCGGCCGCACGACCGACCCGGTGCGCATGTACATGCGTGAAATGGGTACCGTCGAGCTGCTGACCCGCGAAGGCGAGATCGAAATCGCCAAGCGTATCGAGGAAGGCATCCGCGAAGTCATGGGCGCCATCGCTCACTTCCCGGGCACCGTCGACTACATCATCAGCGAATACGACCGCGTCACCGCCGAAGGCGGCCGCCTGTCCGACGTCCTCAGCGGTTACATCGACCCTGACGACAACATCGCCGCGCCGACCGAGGAAGTACCGATTCCAGGTGCCAAGGCCGCTGCCGCGAAGGAAGAAGAAGACGAAGACGACGAAAACGCCGAAAGCAGTGACGACGAGGAAGAGGCCGAAAGCGGTCCGGACCCAGTCGTTGCTGCGCAGCGTTTCGGTGCCGTCAACGATCAGCTGGTCATCACCCTCAAGGTGCTGAAGAAGCACGGCCGCACTCACGCCGAAAGCATTGGCGCCATGCAGGCCCTGGCTGACTTGTTCATGCCGATCAAGCTGGTGCCCAAGCAGTTCGACGCACTGGTCGAGCGCGTACGTAGCGCCCTTGACCGCCTGCGCCAGCAGGAACGCGCCATCATGCAGCTGTGCGTGCGTGACGCCCGCATGCCGCGCGCCGACTTCCTGCGCCTGTTCCCGAGCAACGAGACCGACCAGACCTGGTCCGGCGACCTGGCCAAGCGCAACACCAAGTGGGCGGCTGCCCTGGGTGAGAAAGACGCCGCGATCGTCGCCTGCCAGCAGAAACTGATCGACCTCGAGACCGAGACCGGCCTGACCGTCGCCGAAATCAAGGAAATCAACCGTCGCATGTCCATCGGCGAGGCCAAGGCCCGCCGCGCCAAGAAGGAAATGGTCGAGGCGAACCTGCGTCTGGTGATCTCCATTGCGAAGAAGTACACCAACCGCGGCCTGCAGTTCCTCGACCTGATCCAGGAAGGCAACATCGGCCTGATGAAGGCGGTGGACAAGTTCGAGTACCGTCGCGGCTACAAGTTCTCGACCTACGCCACCTGGTGGATCCGCCAGGCGATCACCCGTTCGATCGCCGACCAGGCGCGCACCATCCGTATTCCGGTGCACATGATCGAGACGATCAACAAGCTCAACCGTATTTCCCGCCAGATGCTGCAGGAAATGGGCCGTGAACCGACCCCGGAAGAGCTCGGCGAGCGCATGGAGATGCCTGAGGACAAGATCCGCAAGGTCCTGAAGATCGCCAAGGAGCCAATCTCCATGGAAACGCCGATCGGTGACGACGAAGACTCGCACCTGGGCGATTTCATCGAGGACTCCACCATGCAGTCCCCGATCGACGTGGCCACGGTCGAAAGCCTCAAGGAAGCGACCCGCGACGTGCTCTCGGGCCTGACCGCACGCGAAGCCAAGGTGCTGCGCATGCGTTTCGGCATCGACATGAACACCGACCACACGCTTGAGGAAGTCGGCAAGCAGTTCGACGTGACCCGCGAGCGGATCCGCCAGATCGAAGCCAAGGCGCTGCGCAAGCTGCGCCACCCGACGCGAAGCGAGCATCTGCGCTCCTTCCTCGACGAGTAA
- the dnaG gene encoding DNA primase: MAGLIPQSFIDDLLNRTDIVDVVSSRVQLKKTGKNLSACCPFHKEKSPSFTVSPDKQFYYCFGCGAGGNALGFVMDHDNLDFPQAVEELARAAGMEVPREEGRRGQKPRQPTDSPLYPLLEAAAEFYRQALRNHPTRKAAVEYLKGRGLSGEIARDFGLGFAPPGWDNLLKHLGADTLQQKVMIDAGLLIENAESGKRYDRFRDRVMFPIRDSRGRVIAFGGRVLGDDKPKYLNSPETPVFHKGQELYGLYEARKHNRNLDEIIVVEGYMDVIALAQQGLRNAVATLGTATSEEHLKRLFRVVPSVLFCFDGDQAGRKAAWRALESTLSSLQDGRRARFLFLPEGEDPDSLVRAEGTDAFQARINQHAQSLADYFFEQLSNEADPRSLEGKAHMAALATPLIEQVPGANLRQLMRNRLKEITGLDAQQTERLRKDTPPPSLPSHNLAPDYNYPSEIDYGHYGDPAPPDYSADAHGYQEWTPSKGSSKKPRDGKSWKGGKNWKDGEWRREPPQWVPVAVEPPIRIAIRTVLHRPALALKVEDASNFADEKSEDGQLLISVVQSVQKKPELSSMELMARCHGTQYGAMLRSMAEKEWLIEDQNLEQQFFDTINRLSATQRERGLERLISKSRLTKLDEDENAKLLDLLRRTVPAQNPTSSGA, encoded by the coding sequence ATGGCCGGGCTGATTCCCCAGAGCTTCATCGACGACCTTCTCAACCGCACCGACATCGTCGATGTGGTGAGTTCACGTGTCCAGCTGAAGAAGACCGGCAAGAATCTCTCCGCCTGCTGCCCGTTTCACAAGGAAAAGAGCCCCTCCTTCACCGTCAGCCCCGACAAGCAGTTCTACTACTGCTTCGGCTGTGGCGCCGGCGGTAACGCGCTTGGCTTTGTCATGGACCACGACAACCTGGATTTCCCCCAGGCGGTCGAGGAACTGGCACGCGCGGCGGGCATGGAGGTACCACGCGAGGAAGGCCGCCGCGGGCAGAAACCGCGCCAGCCGACCGATTCGCCGCTGTACCCGCTGCTCGAGGCCGCCGCAGAGTTCTATCGCCAGGCCCTGCGCAACCACCCCACCCGCAAGGCGGCAGTGGAGTACCTGAAGGGTCGCGGCTTGTCCGGCGAGATCGCCCGGGACTTCGGTCTGGGCTTCGCCCCTCCGGGCTGGGACAACCTGCTCAAACACCTCGGCGCCGACACACTTCAACAGAAAGTGATGATCGACGCCGGCTTGCTGATCGAGAACGCTGAAAGCGGCAAACGCTATGACCGCTTCCGCGACCGGGTGATGTTCCCCATCCGCGACAGCCGCGGCCGGGTCATTGCCTTCGGCGGACGCGTGCTGGGCGACGACAAGCCCAAGTACCTGAACTCCCCGGAAACCCCGGTCTTCCACAAGGGTCAGGAGCTGTACGGCCTGTACGAGGCGCGCAAGCACAACCGCAACCTCGACGAGATCATCGTGGTCGAGGGCTACATGGACGTGATCGCCCTCGCTCAACAAGGCCTGCGCAACGCCGTGGCCACGCTTGGCACAGCCACCAGCGAGGAACACCTCAAGCGCCTGTTCCGCGTGGTGCCCAGCGTACTCTTCTGCTTTGACGGCGACCAAGCGGGCCGCAAGGCCGCCTGGCGCGCCCTGGAGTCGACCCTGTCGAGCCTGCAGGACGGTCGCCGCGCGCGCTTCCTGTTCCTGCCCGAAGGCGAAGACCCGGACAGCCTGGTCCGCGCCGAGGGCACCGACGCCTTCCAGGCGCGCATCAACCAGCATGCCCAGTCGCTGGCCGACTACTTCTTCGAGCAGTTGAGCAACGAGGCCGACCCCCGCTCGCTGGAAGGCAAGGCGCACATGGCCGCGCTGGCCACGCCACTGATCGAGCAGGTGCCCGGTGCGAACCTGCGTCAGTTGATGCGCAACCGCCTGAAGGAAATTACCGGGCTCGATGCACAGCAAACCGAGCGACTGAGAAAGGACACACCGCCACCCAGCCTGCCCAGCCACAATCTCGCCCCTGATTACAACTACCCGAGCGAAATCGACTACGGCCATTATGGCGACCCCGCACCACCCGACTATTCGGCGGATGCGCACGGCTACCAGGAATGGACACCCAGCAAGGGAAGTAGCAAGAAGCCACGCGATGGCAAGTCTTGGAAAGGCGGCAAGAACTGGAAAGATGGCGAATGGCGGCGCGAACCGCCGCAGTGGGTACCCGTGGCAGTCGAGCCACCAATAAGGATCGCCATCCGCACGGTCTTGCACCGCCCTGCCCTCGCCTTGAAAGTCGAGGACGCCAGCAACTTCGCCGACGAGAAGTCTGAAGACGGCCAACTGCTGATCTCGGTGGTCCAGTCCGTGCAGAAAAAACCTGAGCTAAGCTCCATGGAGCTGATGGCCCGCTGTCACGGAACTCAGTACGGCGCGATGTTACGATCAATGGCCGAGAAAGAATGGCTAATCGAGGACCAGAACCTTGAACAGCAGTTTTTCGACACCATTAACAGATTATCAGCCACTCAGCGGGAGCGCGGCCTGGAACGTTTGATCAGTAAATCCCGTCTAACGAAGCTGGACGAGGACGAAAATGCCAAGCTGCTTGACTTGCTCCGCCGCACTGTTCCCGCACAAAACCCGACCTCATCTGGCGCGTGA
- the rpsU gene encoding 30S ribosomal protein S21, with the protein MPAVKVKENEPFDVALRRFKRSCEKAGVLAEVRSREFYEKPTAERKRKAAAAVKRHAKKVQREQRRAVRLY; encoded by the coding sequence ATGCCAGCCGTCAAAGTTAAAGAGAACGAACCCTTCGACGTAGCTCTGCGTCGTTTCAAGCGCTCCTGCGAAAAAGCCGGTGTACTGGCTGAAGTTCGTAGCCGCGAGTTTTACGAGAAGCCGACCGCAGAGCGTAAGCGCAAAGCCGCTGCCGCTGTTAAGCGTCACGCCAAGAAGGTCCAGCGCGAACAGCGCCGCGCCGTTCGTCTGTACTAA